DNA sequence from the Kazachstania africana CBS 2517 chromosome 4, complete genome genome:
CAATGCAACATATGTTACACTATTATTATGGGTACGTACTTCGGCTTATATAGTATCTAACCTGTGGAGTAACGTAAGAGTTGTCATGATAGAGATGTTCAGGGGAATATTCCCATCATGACTGAAAGGAAgttaatatatatttttattatgtCATGGTCAGTACTTATTATGATGATATAATTTGCGATCTAGGGTAAATTCGCCTGGGACATGCCTAGTTCCATTTAGGGCAGTTTACGATATGCGAACACTTCATATTCTGAAATTAAGTACAACCACCAAgttattttcatctcttCATGGAACCGTATTAATCCATTTCTTGATACCACTGCTTTATCCATTTTTTCGCGCAGGTCAATGGAAATTCCAAATAGGAGCAAGTTCTATAACGGTTAATTTTTGTTACCCGTATTTACGATCTCAATATCATTTGTAGATTAACAATTATCAAGTCACTTTATGGCTCATCAACTAATTGAAGACTATATAAGACTCAAAAATCTATATCAAGACAAAGCATTATTCCAAATACAGTATAATACTCCTACTACTTTATGTCTGGCTCAAGGTACTCCCAAATTGAGGGAAATGTATGTGTGTTAACCAAGGTTTATTTCTCCTTTGATATCAAGGCTGTCAACAGGGTTACTAACTATATCTAATATGCCTTTCAGAAcgatcaaaaattaaataatttggCCAACAAATTGGCTACATTCAGAAATATAAACCAGGATATAAATGATCAGGCAGTGGACCAAAATTCAGtaatcaatcaaatatctAATTCCTTCGACGCACTTTCGAACAATATAAGAAATTCCTCAACTAGACTCACAAGAAGTTTACAAGTGGGCAACAACATATGGCGAATGGTTGGTCTAGCCCTACTGTCATTTTTTATCGTTTATAATATActtaaattattttaaataaaGGGAAATTACATGAATTCTagggaaaaaaagatagaaGTAATGATTTATCAACAGTATTATCTGCTATTAAACAAAGCTTTTTTCAGTAAAGGTCGGCATGGGTGATGCCactctatttttttctattctAGTTTATTTCTCTATTTACCTTGAGCGGCATCTTTACCCAACCTATAGTTACCAATAGCTTTGCCCCAACTGACTTTTGACCTAGTAATTGGAAGTTTTCTTCTCAAAACCTTGAATTGCTTCTCATTTAAATCGGTGAATGAAGAATctaaatctttttcaaatttagatTCAACTTGTGAAAGTGATTCAACCACGTCATTGACATCATTGAGATCGACTTTCTCACATGCCTCAAAGTTGACATTTCCGTCTTCAAAGTAATGAACTTGAACAGCAATAGAACCtgttaatttcttctcctCAATGTCATATACGTATTTGGATTTCCAATCACCTGTCCAGAAACTTCCTTGATTGTACTTGTTaccaaaaatgataattgCGATCTTattctcttcttctggAATTGGATATAATCCGAACGCTACTTCACCTGGGAAATTGGAtttaatataattttcCAGTGAGTCATATATAAGTTCTTGTGAGGTTGTTAATTTGACATCATTTGACTCAATATCTAAACCTGTACGATTTAAATGATCTACAGAAAAGGAAGTCGAGGTCTTTGGATCGAAATATTTCGTACCTTGTCTATTATACTCAGAGATAATAACAGATTTACCATTAACATCAATTGGGAGGGCGTTTTTGATGTTGTACTGTTCAATAGCTTCTAAAATTGTTTGTTTAGCATTTTCACCTGCAATTGTGATCAAATCATTATAAATCTCCTTAATTTCTCCAGCAGGACTATCGGAAATGATATCAGATACAATTGATTCGAAATTTAACGACAT
Encoded proteins:
- the SFT1 gene encoding Sft1p (similar to Saccharomyces cerevisiae SFT1 (YKL006C-A); ancestral locus Anc_2.504) encodes the protein MSGSRYSQIEGNNDQKLNNLANKLATFRNINQDINDQAVDQNSVINQISNSFDALSNNIRNSSTRLTRSLQVGNNIWRMVGLALLSFFIVYNILKLF
- the CAP1 gene encoding Cap1p (similar to Saccharomyces cerevisiae CAP1 (YKL007W); ancestral locus Anc_2.503), with translation MSLNFESIVSDIISDSPAGEIKEIYNDLITIAGENAKQTILEAIEQYNIKNALPIDVNGKSVIISEYNRQGTKYFDPKTSTSFSVDHLNRTGLDIESNDVKLTTSQELIYDSLENYIKSNFPGEVAFGLYPIPEEENKIAIIIFGNKYNQGSFWTGDWKSKYVYDIEEKKLTGSIAVQVHYFEDGNVNFEACEKVDLNDVNDVVESLSQVESKFEKDLDSSFTDLNEKQFKVLRRKLPITRSKVSWGKAIGNYRLGKDAAQGK